TTTCAAATCTACCATTAGGGCATCAATGTGCAGAACAGATAAAAAGAGAGGGTCAAAAGAATAtggagactgagcacacatggcCGCCTTTCTCCAAAATCACATGAGCCTTGCTCATGCACAAGCACACCATGTCTGCTGCCTCATGGAACAGGGCATGTCTGTGGGTGCAGGCATGTAAGGCAAGGACCTTGGAATTGCCGAAGAAGCAATATAGGCAACCATCAACCACATGTTAAACCAGGTCAAGCCTATCAGGACCATCTTGAGAAGAGGAATGACCACCTCCATTACCGCCTGGAGCAGTGCTTGAATCCAAGTGTCAGATGCATCTTGAGTTCCAGCAGCCGCACACAGAGGCTCCAAGTGATTGGCTTCCCTAGTGGAGCCCTCCAAGAACCCCCGAGCTAGGCCTCTACCCTGCCTCCCTGAGCCTGGCTCTAGCCTTAGCCCCCTTCACCTGGCTGAGGGCTGGCCTCCAGATGTCcttggggatcttcctgcctAGGCCATGCTTCTGGTACTTCCCTTCAGAGGGCCTGGAACCCCGCACCACCTGGTATCCCTTGCTGGGGTCAGGTGTGGGCCTGTGACCAACACAACTTGCCTTCCTGCCCAAATCTTGGATGCTCATCCTTCTGCCAAGGCATTGAGTGTCCAAATTGAAATAGTCTGCATCAGGGCTTCCAcgtgcacaggcacacacacacacacacatactgacaaAAGGTCATTCAAATTCTCAACTTTATATGATATGTGCAAACCTTCTATGAAGATGTCTCCGAAGCTCAGTCCACTCatgaatggaaagaaagaatCTGTTTCCCTGAATTCTGAATGTTAGACTTTCTAACCAACATTGTACATCTTATAGGGAAAAGGCAAGTCTTAATTTCTTTGGCTTGAATGTGTTTGAATAATATCTGGGGGCAGACTAAATAATGTTTGAATGAAAATTATACTGGATATTCACTGCACTTCTCTAACTATCCTCTGTGGATTGCCTGATCAAGAACATGGCCCATCTATAAGTTCGTCAGTGTGAGGGTGTTCTGGTAAACCTAGACTTGGGTCTGGTTTCTGTAGTGATGGCATTCTGGCTTAGGACTGTGACCTTAACCTGTGAAGTTCAGCGTAACTGTGGATCCTTAGTGTCAGAGTTGCCACCCTCCTTCTTCTCCGCATGAGGTGGGCTCCATACTGCCTAAACATAGAGCTGGACCAGGGTATGCAAATAGTCGTGGGTCATCTTCTGAGACTTGGTTCAGTCACCAAAGGTAGATCTACACCTGGAACAGTAATGGCTTCCCTAAGTTGTCCCACATCACTTGTGCAAATGAGAAGAACTCAGATCACCCATAGAAGGAACCTGACCTACATGTCTGTGCCACTGTGGGTGGAGATCAGGACAAAGTTGTAGCCTGTGTCCCTAGACTGTGTCCCTGTGATACAGAGAGATGGAAATATAGATTGCTGGAAggatatagagacagaaagaagaatgcggaggtgggaggaaggctgaGAGGACACCAGCAGTGGAATCAAGGCACAGACTAGCCTACATTTGCTTCTGTCTGGATGAGACTTGTGCCCTAGGAGCTTCTAAGATACAGCTTTCTAGGCTGAGTGCACCCTTCCTCCAAGCCTCAACAGAATCCCTTCATGCCTTGAGATCCATCCAGAATGTCATGAGATGACCACCAGTCAGTCCCAAAGTCATGGGAAAAAGGTGCTCCAAGCCTTTCAAGGCATCCCTGGGGTGGGGAAAAGAATCAGAACAAAATGCAGGAAAGGAACTCAGAATGGGCAAGTCCTTATTCATCCTTTTTTCCTATAAGCTTCCTGTCACCCATTCATTTCTCTCCCAAGTGAGACCACATTcaaggaaagaggagagtagaaGGCACGGACCCCCTGCTCTCtgtatgtttgtgtttgtgtggaAGGGGCAGGTGAGCCATAGCGATTTACAAGATCCCTTACCTCCAACAAAATAACAGAGTTCTAAAAGTGCACACCTGGTGCAGGAGTTATGTGTACTGCTTCGTGAATGTGCCTGTGCACTGAGACCCTGCTTCTCAGTGCCAGGATATCCAGGGTTTTGCAAAGGTGCCCTTGCATCATCATGTTTATCCATACATCAACAGTTATGAGGGAGATACATACAGCCTGGCCCATAAAAAGCcctcaataaatggaaaaaattatgcTCACTCCTCTCAATTCTGCACCAAGTCCAAAATCCCTTGGACTCCTATAAAACAAAAAAGGGCCAATGATTAATTAGTTAATCAATGCCTGCTGATCCTGTATTTGGAGTACAAGTGAGAAGTAGTTCCATCTCCTTGAAAATCCAAATCTCAGCATGTTTCTCTCCTGCCTGCTGACTCGGACTTGCATACTTGAATTGGGTAGCTCACATTCTAATGAATAAGTTATTCTTTAACAAGAGTACATCATAACACTGGGACAAAGAATGAAATTCCAGCTGTTTTTACACTATAGAAGACCTTCTTCAACCTCCACATACTGAGGAACCCTTTGGGTAGAAGTCACACATTGCAGCTTTGGTGATCCCTAGAGGCTgatctggagaaggcactggcaccccactccagcactcttacctagaaaatcccatgggcggatgagcctggtgggctgccgtctatggggttgcacagagtcagacacgactgaagcgacttagcagcagcagcagcagaggctgatCACAAGATGTGAGTTGCTGAGACACGCAGCCTATACAATCTTTATGAAAACTCCAGGGAGACCCAAGCCCACCAGCCAGTGGGCATATCTTCAATCAGGACAGACTGTGACAGTCTTGCTTTCTTTTCCCCAGGAGGATGATGTCAATGAGCACAAGGTTTTAATGACTGCCCTCCACCCTCCCTGCCTCAGGCCATCTGTGTGCCCAACCCACACCACTTCGCTACAAGGCCATGTGAGCCCTGCACATGCATGAGCCCGCCAAGTCTGGTGGCCATGTGGAAAAGGGCATGCCTGTGGATGTGCACATGGGAGGAAAGGTCCACGGATTCGCCCGAGGAGGAATATGGGCAGCCACCAACCCCATGTTGGACCAGGTCAACACCTCTCTGGACCACGTGGAGGAGAGAAACGAGCACCTCCCTGACCGCCTCCAGAGTGCTTGAATCTAACTTGTAGACACACTTTGAGTTCCAGCAGCTGCTCAGGGAGGCCAGAAGCAATTGGCAGTCCCTAGTGGAGCCCTCCAAGGGCCCTGAGCCAGGCCTCAACCCTGGTTCCCTGAGCCGGCTCTAGCCTGAGCCCTCACCACCTGACTTGGGGCTGGACTGCAGATGTTCTGGATTTGTACCTGCCTAGGCCCACATTCTGGTACTTCCTTTCACGTGCCTGGCATATGCCCACCTCCTGGCATCTGCACCTCATGTCAGGTGTGGGTCTGTGACCCACCCAACTTGTCTGCCTGCAAAAGTCCTACATTTATTAGGCAGAGTAAAAAGTTATCTCAAAATTCTCTGAATTACTATTCCTGCACCTTGTTGCCACTTGAATGGCTATTTCACAAAATTTTGTCAGCATGCTTAGCTCTACAAAGGGTTAAtaaatttactattaaaaaatttatgcaatgtatttaaagttttgatttttaaataaatttattttttattgaaggataaatgcttttcagaattttgctcttttccatcaaatctcaacatgaatcagctataggtatagatatatcccctcccttttgaaactcctccctatctccctctccatcccacccctctaggttgatctagagcccctgtttgagtttccagagccatacagcaaattccccttgactatctattttatatatggtaatgtaagtttccatgttactcttgccatacatctcaccctctcttcccctctccccgtatccataagtctattctctatgtctgtttctccattgttgccctgtaaataatatcttcagcaccatttttcaaaattccatatatatgtgttagaatatggcatttatctttctctttctgactcagttcactctgtataataggttctagcttcatccacctcattagaactgactcaaatgtgaacgtgaacgtgaagtcgctcagtcgtgtccgactctttgcgaccccatggactgtagcctaccaggctcctctgtccatgggattttccaggcaatagtactggagtggattgccatttccttctccaagggatcttcccaacccagggatcgaacctgggtctcctgcatcatagacagacgctttaccatctgagccaccagggaatggtggactcaaatgtgtttctttttatttctgagtaatattccattgtgtatatataccactacttctttatccattcatctgtggatggacatctaggttccttctacgttctagctactgtaaatagtgctgcaaataACAATGGGATACTTGAaactctttcaattttggtttcctcagggtatatgatTAGGAGGCAGAtatctgggtcatatggtggttttatacctagtttttttttaaggaatctccatgccatcttccatagtggctgtatcaatttacaccctgtccagcatttattgtttcttgactttTAATGAGTgcccttctgactggtgtggggtgatatctcattgtagttttgatatgaatttctctaataatgagtgatgttgagcatcttttcatgtgtttgttacccacctgtatgtcttcttaggaGATATGTCTATTTATGTCTTTGTCCAACTTTTTGACTGGATTGTTTGTtgtctggtattgagttgtatgagctgcttgtatattttgtaaattaatcctttgtcagttgtttcatttgctattatttttcccattctgtgggttgtcttttcaccttgtttatactttcctttgctgtgtaaaaacttttaagtttaatcaggtcccacttgtttacttttgtttttatttccatgactctaggaggtgggtcatggagcatcttgctttgatttatgtcatttagtgttctgcctatgttttcctctaagagttttataatttcttgtcttacatttaggtctttaatccattttgagtttatatttgtgtatggtgttaggaagtgttctaattttattctttaacatgtagctgtccaattttctgagcaccatttattgaagaagctgtcttctgggctttctatcttgttccattagtctatatttctgtttttgtgccagtaccatactgtcttgatgactgtagctttgtagtataacctgaagtcaggaagcttgattcctccagctccattcttctttctcaagactgctttggccatTCGgggacttttgtgtttccatatgaattgtgcaattttttgttctagttcactgaaaaataatttggtaatttgataggagtTGCATTAATCTGCAgcttgcatttggtagtatagttattttcacaatactgattcttcctactcaggaacatATAAtacctctccatctgtttatgtcatctttgacttcttttatTAGTGtcctataattttctgtgtacaattcttttttctccttaggtaagtttattgctagatatttaactatttttgttgcagtggtgaatgggattgattctttaattgccctttctaatttttcattgttagtataaagaaatgcaagtgatttctttgtattgattttgtatcctgcaactttgctaaattcacttattagctctagtaattttctcatactatctttagggttttctatgtacagtatcttatcatctgccaacagtgagagctttacttcttctttactgatctggattccttttctttgtttttcatctctGATTGATGTATCTAGGAGTTCCAGAAtgatgttgaataatagtggtgaaagtggacacccttgtcttcttccttatcttagggggaatgctttccatttttcaccattgggaataatatttgctgtaggcttgtcatatatggcctttcctatgttgaggtaggttatTTCTATGcccatttcttgaagagttttaatcataaataagtGCTAAATTTtgccaaaggctttttctgcatctattgagatgatcatattgtttttatctttcaatttgttaatatggtggatcacattgattgatttccatatattgaagaatccttgcatccataAAAGAAAcccaatttgatcatggtgtattagCTTTtcgatgtgttgctgaattttgtatgctaaaattttgttgaggatttttgcatctatattcatcagtgatattgagcctaattttctttttttgtgtggtctttgtctggtttcagtatcagggtgatggtggcttcatagaatgaatttggaagtgttccttcctctgcagttttttgaaagacttttagAACTGTTggcgttagctcttctctaaatgtttgatagaattctcctctgaagccatctggtcctgggcttttgtctttggggagatttttgatcacagcttcaatttcagtgcttgtagttgggttattcataatttttatttattcttggttcagtcttggcagattgtacttttctaaaaatctgtccatttcttccaggatatctattttattgccatatagttgctcataatagtcttttataatccttcatatttctgctttgtctgttgtaatgtctcctttttcattttgaattttgttgctttgattcttctctctttttttcttaatgagactAGCTAagtgtttgtcagttttgtttattttctcaaagagcaagcttttagttttattaatctttactgttgtttctttcatttctttttcatttatttctgctcaggtctttataatttctttccttctactatttttttcttctttttccagttgcattaggtgtaaatttaggttgtctatttgatgtttttcttgtttcttgaggtaggattttattgctaaaaacttccctcttagtactgtttttgctgtatcccataggcTTTGagctgttgtgttttcattgtcatttgtttcttgaatttttttttcttttgatttcttcagtaacctgttatttagaaatatgttgtttattctccatgtgtttttgtttcttacattgtttttttttcttgtaaatgaTCTCtggtctcatagcattgtggtcagagaagatgactgatacagtttcaattttcttaaatgtactgaggtttgatttgtgacccaaggtgTGGTTTATGGTGGAAAGTGTTCCATGTGCACTCGAGGAGAAAATGTATTCTTCTGAATTTGGATGGAATGTGCTGAGggtatcaatgagatccatctcatgtAATGTATCATTTAtgacctgtgtttccttattaattttcagttttgatgatctgtccattggtgtgagtggggtgttcaAGGCTCCTACTCTTATTGTAttactgtcattttcttcttttatctccaTTATTGTTTGTCtcatgtattgaggtgctcctatgttgggtgcacaaAGATTTACGATTGTTTTGTCTTCCTCtggattgatctcttgatcattacatagtgtccttccttatctcttgtaatcttctttaatgTAAGGAcaattttgtctgatatgaggattgctactccagctttctttttgtgtgtgtgtgtgtaataaagttttattaaagtataaatgagatagagaaagcttctgacataggcatcagaagggggcagaaaaagtaccctccagctttcttttgcttcccatttgcatggaatatatttttccatcctctgactttcagtctatatgtatctttagatctgaagtgggtttcttgtagacagcgtaTACATGGGTCCTCTcattgtatccattcagccagtctgtgcctTTTGGTTGgagaataataatttttcaaaattgattCCTTCATTtactttcctactgttcttttttcctttttccttgcagttaatctttaatgtatataaatcttcttcatctacctctgtctaactttacatatctattctttctttcttttctttctttcctttcctctcaacgtatttgttgtgtttttttttttttttccattgctttattccccacttggcattttgcttttgttttgttttccagtgtgTGCTTAAGTTAGTTTCATTCTTAacagataaatataattttttatttcctttgcttgctGGATCAatttactgtactttatttttgtttgactGTTTTCACTGTGgtcatgggtatatatgtatatgtgtatattccattattttaattattctttgccTGATTTTTTAACTGGCATTTATCTGGAGTTCATCTTGGGTTTCTcatatttgaatatttgttttactctcctttaatgccataacaaaccatttGTGGactcttcattcctgaccagagttCCAACCAGAGTTCCAACTCCAACTTTGGGGTGTGAGCACTGACCCCAAGACACTAGGCTACAAGAGAACCAACCCTAGGGTGTATCAAATACTGAGAACTCACACAAGGGGAACCACTTAAATACAAGACCTGACATCAaacaaccaccagtagcaccctgtgcaggacgcctcatttaaacaacaaagaaaacagaaatacaaaccaaatcatcatCAGACATAAGTACCACCTCACTAAGCCTTGGccatcagaggaaaagcaaacaaacaaacaaaaaaaaattcagcacaaatctcaccctatacgaagTTCACACAAActactggaccaaccttaggagggcagataccaaaaggcagaaaaaattcatcttttgttaaagaaagaattcaactttccttgaaccCTGCAAAAAGAAGACATCAAacacaataactttaaaaaaaagatgaaaaggctgaaaaaaaactgcataaatgaaggaacaaactagaaaaacagaagtccaaataattaaagaggaaacaggaaaattacctgaaaaagaattcagaataatgtttgtaaagatgatcaaaaaccttgaatacaaaatggagaaaatgcaagaatcaactaACAAGAcctaaagaattaaagaataagcattcagagacaaacaacacaaatacataaattaaaaatactctagaaggaatcaatagcagattATCAGAAGGAGAAGAACGGATCGGTAAGCTGGAAGATCAAATTGTAGAAACAACTTgtgaagagaagaataaagtaaaaagcacaaaaagagctgaggacagtctcagagatccctgggaccatatcaaatgcaccaacattcgaattataagGGTcttagaagaagaagaggaaaagaaaagatatgagaaattttttgaagagaataTAGTTGAAAAtgtccccaacatggaaaagtaaATAGCCAATCAAGTCCAGGAGGCACAAAGAGTCTGGTAGAGTATAAACCCAatgagaaacatgccaagacacttACTAATCCAACTAAAAAggctaaacacaaagaaagcatattgaaagcagcaagggagaagcaataagtaacatacaagggaaacacCTACACTTCACAGCTGACCTTTAAGTGGAAACTgcagccagaagggaatgacaggatatatttaaagtactgaaacagaaaaatttacaaccaagattactgtacccagcaagatctcattcaaaactgatggagaaataaaagattttcagacaagcaaaagttaagagaattcagtaccaccaaaccagctttacaacaaacgtTAAAGGGACTtaaatagtcaagaaatacaacagaagaaaaaaaatctacaaaatcaaccccaaacaattaaaataatggcagtaggaatatatatatatcaataattactttaaatgtaaaaggATTAAAAGCtccaaaaacactctggagggaaccaatagtagaataacaggaacagaaaataggataagtgagggagaagatagaatggtagaaataaatgaaacagagagggaaaaaaacaaattaaaagaaatgacaacttcagagacctctgggacaatgttaaacgccccaacatttgaatcataggagtcccagaagaagacaaaaagaaagaccatgagaaaacacttgaggagataatagttgaaaactcccctaaaatagggaaggaaatagtcacccaagaaacccagagagtcccaaacaggataaaccaaaggcgatacaccccaagacacatattaatcaaatgaacaaagatcaaacacaaagaacacatattaaaagcagcaagggaaaaacaaaaaataacacacaaggggattctcataaggataacagctgatctttcaatagaaactcttcaggccagaagggaatggcaggacatacttaaagtgatgaaagaaaataacctacagcccagattactgtacccagcagggatctcattcaaatatgaaggagaaatcaaaagctttacagacaagcaaaagctgagagaattcagcacccccaaaccagctctccaacaaatgctaaaggatcttctctagacaggaaacacattCTTACTTTTTGACTTGGTCTatagaagcaacaattagaactggacatggaacaacagactggttccaaataggaaaaggagtacgtcaaggctgtatattgtcaccctgcttatttaacttttatgcagagtacatcatgagaaacgctgggctggaagaaccacaagctggaatcaaggttgcggagaaatatcaatcacctcagatatgcagatgacaccactcttatggcagaaagtgaagaggaactaaaaagcctcttgttgaaagtgaaagaggagagtgaaaaagttgacttaaagctcaacattcagaaaactaagatcatggcatctggtcccatcacttcatgggaaatagatggagaaacagtggaaacagtgtcagattttatttttgggggctccaaaatcactgcagatggtgactgcagccatgaaattaaaagacacttactccttggaaggaaagttatgaccaacctagatagcatattcaaaagcagagacattactttgccaacaaaggttcgtctagtcaaggctatggtttttcctgtgctcatgtatggatgtgacagttggactgtgaagaaggctgagtgccgaagaattgatacttttgaactgtggtgttggagaagactcctgagagtcccttggactgcaaggagatccaacaagttcattctaagagatcagtcctgggtgttcattggaaggactaatgctgaagctgaaactccagtactttggccacctcatgggaagagttgactcattggaaaagaccctgatgctgggaggggttgggggcaggaggagaaggggacgacagaggatgagatggctgatggcatcaccgactcaatggacatgagtttgagtgaactccgggagttggtgatggacagggaggcctggcgtgctgtgatttatggggtcgcaaagagtcagacacgactgagtgaactgaactgaactgatagattcttttggattttttatcattttgtttacttttttcccccacctttgttgtagttgtcaattttactGGTACTAAGAAATCCTATTAAGCTTCtgagcttttttttgttgttgttttcctttttcttcagtcacattttttattgttgtcataaacctctgcctttACTTTGGGTTTTAACTGTTCTGTggacttttcctctttttttttattttaatttacttaaatatgGTCATATTACCCTGGATGGATTGAAGGTTAAGACATACCAAAAACCCTTGGTAAGGTTGAAGGGTAAGAGAAACCAGAGTGTACTACTGAATACGGTGGTTCTGGGGAAATGTTTGGAGGAGACACTCTCTCCCTGCCATGTAATCCACCAGACTTGACATGGGGAGATGAGGAGGGTGATAGGTCAGTTTCAAGGGCCATTTAAGAGTGTTAAAAATGACCCCTTTCTTCCACCAGAGCAATTTGGCCTTACCCCCCTCCTCCATAAATGTGTCAGGATGGTGCTTTGTGATGTCTAAGCCCTTCAGGGCTACCATTGGCTAGAAGAGAGCCCTGCTGACCAAACAAAGCCTAAGGGTGTGGCCCTTCCTTGTGCCTGGAGGGGCATATATGAACAGATCAGGAAGACTGGTGGAGCACTGGGAGCACCAATATGGAGAGGGAGACCTGGAAATCACAAACACCGACCACTTCTGTAGAACAGCAGACCTCAAACACCAAAGCAGGGAAGAAGAGGATGCCCTCTGAGTACAGGCCTGGAGGTAGTGTGAAGGTGAGATGACCCCACTCAAAATCCTCATCCTCTTCCCCATTAACATTCCCACAAGAGTCTTACCCTGGCCTTATCTGGCACTCCCCTCCTGAGCCTGCAGTCCTTTTCTCAAAGCCCCTGTTCTCATCtatcccccaccctctccccccaaACCACGGCCCCTCTGTGCTGATTGTATTGTCTTTCCAGAAAGCCAAGAGAATTATGCAAGTGAAAAGATGCCGTCAAGAGAATGTGAGCAGGAGCCGCTTTCTTAAAGGTCTCATTCCTTCAATTAAGTCTAAGAAAGCTAGAGAGCCAGCACTAACCACCTGTCATCTGAATGAGacacagacagaaaatcaaactgaaccaaagaaaaatcaagagactGTGAAGAAACCCACCATTTCTGGTGATGACCAGGGCAGGCAGAATTTGGGAGTGGTGTCGGAGACCACAGAAATCCCTGCAGAATCTTTAAAGTCTAGCTCATGAGAAATGGCTAGTTACTTAGAGACCAAACTGGCATCAATGTGGTACACTCATggttatgagaaaaataaaaacctgttgTTGAAGATTTGTGTCTGTCTTTGTAAGCTCTCTCATGGTcgggagggaagaaggggagaggCAGGGGTGTGAGACAGACAAAGGTGGGGTTCTGTGAGGTTGGGGATTGGACCAGAAGGTCTACAGTTGGCCAGAAATTGAGGTGAGGTCTGAGCACTAAAGACAAATTTCTTCACACTATCTCCTAGGCAAGAGGCTATGTCCTGGGGTTTCTGCATGGGCTTGCGGGGGGTTGGACAGTAGTCATATCACATCATGGTATAGATTGCAGTAACCTATATTAGGTGAAATGTGTCACTGGCCCCTACCctcaaaggcagaaaaatacatCAAACAATCACCTCTAGGCCATGACACAGTGGTGTTTGGTGCATCCTACcctgtgtggcttccctggtggctcagacagtaaagaatctgcctgcaatgtgggagacttgggttcaatccctgggttgggaagatcccctggagaagggaatggctacccactccagtattcttgcctgggaaataacacggacagaggagcctggtgggctacagtccatggggtcgcaaagagtcggacacagctgagcaactaagcataacACCCTGTACCATAAGCAGCTAAAGGCCTCCAAATGGACAGAAAAACTCACCCCACTAAAAGTCATGGACAACACATCCAAGAAAAGAATAGTGTTTGGAGGCTACGACCCCACACTGATTGGGTCACTTGTTAAGAATATCTGGGATGGAACAGTTGGCTACCGAGGGTGCGGCAGGGAATGGGAATTGCCTCCTTGGTGCAGGCAGTAAAGGGGAGCCTAGT
This genomic interval from Bos indicus x Bos taurus breed Angus x Brahman F1 hybrid chromosome X, Bos_hybrid_MaternalHap_v2.0, whole genome shotgun sequence contains the following:
- the LOC113887685 gene encoding uncharacterized protein LOC113887685, with protein sequence MERETWKSQTPTTSVEQQTSNTKAGKKRMPSEYRPGGSVKKAKRIMQVKRCRQENVSRSRFLKGLIPSIKSKKAREPALTTCHLNETQTENQTEPKKNQETVKKPTISGDDQGRQNLGVVSETTEIPAESLKSSS